From one Peredibacter starrii genomic stretch:
- a CDS encoding ExbD/TolR family protein produces MAFSNKNGNDEEQIVSDINMTPLIDIMLVLLIIFMVSSSAAIESGLDVDLPEMNAVSDKNGETLVVSLSKNGGIAVQGEEVKLEELQERIKAKLVSLKTESVILEGDAESQLDKVMTIMDTARSAGAKNFSIAARLKTAQ; encoded by the coding sequence ATGGCTTTTAGTAACAAAAACGGAAACGACGAAGAGCAAATCGTTTCAGACATTAACATGACTCCGCTGATTGATATCATGCTTGTGCTTCTCATCATTTTTATGGTGAGCTCATCGGCCGCGATTGAATCAGGATTGGATGTTGATCTCCCTGAAATGAATGCTGTAAGTGATAAAAACGGCGAAACACTGGTTGTTTCGCTATCTAAGAATGGCGGCATTGCCGTTCAAGGTGAAGAAGTTAAGTTAGAGGAACTTCAAGAGCGCATTAAAGCGAAACTTGTAAGCCTGAAGACTGAATCTGTGATCCTTGAGGGTGATGCAGAATCGCAACTTGATAAGGTCATGACGATTATGGACACAGCTCGTAGCGCCGGTGCCAAAAACTTCTCAATCGCTGCCCGTCTTAAAACCGCTCAATAA
- a CDS encoding MotA/TolQ/ExbB proton channel family protein: MSMMELFHQGGFIMYPLLVFSILAWTVATHKIFFLRAFIRESEKLNQEINQAIASRRFDDLKHTLKRFPESISRPYEVLMEETHTSKEDMADKLSRRLSETNSSLKENLWILGTIASSAPFVGLFGTVLGIMASFKAIGATGKSGFSVVAAGISESLIATAAGIIVAVIAVLFYNYFQTKVNKTAQSFRHQVEDIAELVLLARKTK, from the coding sequence ATGTCAATGATGGAACTCTTTCACCAGGGCGGATTTATTATGTATCCCCTTCTGGTTTTCTCAATTCTTGCCTGGACAGTGGCAACTCATAAGATATTCTTCCTTCGCGCCTTCATCAGAGAATCTGAAAAGCTTAATCAAGAAATCAATCAGGCCATCGCAAGCAGACGCTTCGATGATCTTAAACATACTTTAAAAAGATTCCCTGAATCTATCAGCCGTCCTTATGAAGTGCTGATGGAAGAGACCCATACTTCTAAAGAAGACATGGCAGATAAGTTATCTCGCCGTCTCTCTGAGACAAATTCTAGCCTAAAAGAGAATCTTTGGATCCTTGGTACAATCGCCTCATCTGCTCCATTCGTGGGTCTATTTGGTACGGTTCTAGGTATCATGGCCTCATTCAAGGCCATCGGTGCAACTGGTAAGAGTGGATTTTCGGTAGTGGCAGCAGGTATTTCTGAATCATTGATCGCAACTGCCGCTGGTATTATCGTGGCGGTTATTGCCGTTCTTTTCTACAACTACTTCCAGACTAAAGTGAATAAAACTGCGCAGTCGTTCAGGCACCAGGTTGAAGACATTGCAGAACTAGTTCTTTTGGCCAGAAAGACAAAGTAG